A DNA window from Acidimicrobiales bacterium contains the following coding sequences:
- a CDS encoding enoyl-CoA hydratase-related protein — translation MSAVDDGGLRVAREDGVLRLTLDRPRRRNALDDAMVTDLIRELEDANQDESVRAVMLSGTGDHFCSGFDLAARNAPRDARPRVGSIQRRVSSEAHRLVPLLCSVQVPVVCRVQGWAAGIGLHLVLAADFAVVAEDARLWEPFMRRGFTPDSGGTWLLPRRVGEARAREMLLLGREVTGTEASAWGMVHRAVPEAELDAAVGEVLGRLASGPTVALGLTKWLMHAGASRSLEEHLADEAFGVELSSRSEDFREGMAAFGEKRDPEFRGR, via the coding sequence GTGAGCGCGGTCGACGACGGCGGGCTGCGCGTGGCCCGCGAGGACGGGGTGCTGCGGCTCACTCTCGACCGGCCCCGGCGCCGCAACGCGCTCGACGACGCCATGGTCACCGATCTGATCCGGGAGCTGGAGGACGCCAACCAGGACGAGTCGGTTCGGGCGGTGATGCTGTCGGGCACGGGGGACCACTTCTGCTCCGGCTTCGACCTCGCCGCCCGCAACGCGCCGCGCGACGCCCGGCCGCGTGTCGGCAGCATCCAGCGGCGGGTGTCCTCGGAGGCCCACCGCCTGGTCCCCCTGCTGTGCTCGGTCCAGGTCCCCGTCGTGTGCCGGGTCCAGGGGTGGGCGGCGGGCATCGGTCTGCACCTGGTGCTGGCGGCGGACTTCGCCGTGGTGGCGGAGGACGCCCGCCTCTGGGAGCCGTTCATGCGCCGCGGGTTCACGCCCGACAGCGGCGGCACCTGGCTGCTGCCCCGTCGGGTGGGGGAGGCCCGGGCCCGCGAGATGCTGCTCCTGGGCCGGGAGGTGACCGGCACCGAGGCGTCGGCGTGGGGCATGGTCCACCGGGCCGTGCCGGAGGCGGAGCTGGACGCCGCCGTCGGGGAGGTGCTCGGCCGGTTGGCCTCGGGCCCGACCGTGGCCCTGGGGCTCACCAAATGGCTGATGCACGCCGGCGCCTCCCGCTCGCTCGAGGAGCACCTGGCCGACGAGGCCTTCGGCGTCGAGCTGTCGTCGCGCAGCGAGGACTTCCGCGAGGGCATGGCCGCCTTCGGCGAGAAGCGCGACCCCGAGTTCCGCGGCAGGTGA